CGGCAGAGTCCATGCTTCGCGGGATATACATGTTCCCGATGAACCCCACGGCGTAAACGAAAGTCACAAAGAACACGGCGTAGCTCACCAGGCCGTAGGTGAATACTGCAAGACGCTTCATCATCGTCGCACCCCTTCTTTGGGACCGGGCCCCCTGCCCGGTTGTCCCCACGTGATGGGCGCAAGAGTAGCGGCCCGGCGGCGGCGGCGTCCTTTGGGGAACCTGAAATGTCGCTGAAAGATTCCTGAGAAGCGCGCCGCTGCGCAGGCCGGGGCACACCCGGTACACGGCTTCAAGGCGGAAAGGGCAGGACGGCGGTCAGCTTTCGTCGAGCTTGGTGCGCTCTTCGATTGCCATGTCCTTGAATTCGCTGGCTTCGAAGACTTCGGCGCAGTCGAGGCACTCGACGAACTCGGACTCTTCGTCGCGTGCCACCACGCGGACGCGCGGATGCTGGCAAGCTTGTTCCATCGGAGCTCTCTGGTCGGACGAGGCGGCGGTTGGTGACTGGCGGGGTGTCGTCATACTCCGGAATCGCACCGGAAATTTTGGTCATTTTAGCCCCCGCCTATTGGATGTCAAGCGGCAAGCAGGGGCCGGCCGTCTGCCCTTTCGATGGTTCAGCCGGGGGACATGAGTCCACCACGCGGACGTCAGCGGCGACGACCACCGCAGTGGCGGCCTTGACCTCGAGTTGCGATAGAGGCGGGGCGGTGGGCGCCGGATCTAAAGATACGTGAGCGCTTGTTTCCCGCCACCTCGCGCTTGAGTAAATCAACCGACGTCCGACTCGGGGGTAGTCGAGGCGGGGCGAAGCGGACCGGCGCATCCTCCAAGCAAGCCCGAGAAAGCACGAAATGGCCCCTCCCCGGCCTAATCAACTAAAATTGCGACCAATATAGTCGGCAATAATCAAACCATTAAGTATGAATGGGTTACCGTTCAATACCCTATGTTTCCATTCCCTGCAAAGCTTGCGCTCGAGGGCCTGACTGTGACTATAATCATATGCGACCAAATTGGTCGGGATTAGAGTAGCGGCGGCATGCTGAAGCTGACCAAGAAGGCGGACTACGGGCTGATGGCGATGCGTCATCTCGCCGAGCACACGAACGAAGGTGCGCTCAGCGCCAAGGACGTGGCTGAGGCCTACGGCATCCCGGCGGAGCTTCTGGCCAAGATCCTGCAGAAGCTGGTGAAGGCGAAACTGCTCCAGTCCAGTCACGGCATCAACGGCGGATATGCTCTGGCACGCGACCCGCGGAACATCTCGGCATTCGAGGTCATCAAGGCCATCGACGGCCCGCTGTTCATCACCTCGTGCGTGACCTCAGCGGGACGCGAGTGCTACCAGACGGACAAGTGCACGGTGCGCGAACCGCTGCGCAAGGTGAACGAGAGCATCCAGGACGTCTTGAGCCGGATCACCATCTGGGACATGAAGGAAGACCCGGCAAAGAACAACGGCTCCAAGAAGAACGGTTCGGAGGGCGTGACGGTCGAGGAACTGATCACGCTGAGCTGAACGGCACTGATCCAGGAGAAGTGAAGATGAGCACCAACGGCAATGGAAACCTCCCCGTGGGCGTGAAGCTGCCCATTTACATGGACAATCACGCCACCACCCCGGTCGATCCGCGGGTGCTGCAAGAGATGATGCCGTTCTTCACCGGCAAGTTCGGCAACGCGGCCAGCCGCAACCACGAGTTCGGCTGGGAGGCGGAAGCCGCGGTGGAACAGGCGCGCGAGCGCATCGCCAAGCTGATCGGGGCGACCGCGAAAGAGATCATCTTCACCTCGGGCGCCACCGAGAGCGACAACCTGGCCATCAAGGGCGTCGCCGAGATGTACAAGGAGAAGGGCAACCACATCATCACCGTGGTGGACGAGCACAAGGCCGTGCTCGACACCTGCAAGCGCCTGGAGAAGTACGGCTACCGGGTCACGTACCTGCCGGTGCAGAAAGACGGGCTCATCGACCTGGAAGACCTGAAGCGGGCGATGGACGATAAGACCATCCTCGTGACCATCATGTACGCCAACAATGAGATCGGCGTCATCCAGCCGGTAGCGGAGATCGGCAAGTTGTGCCACGAGAAGGGCGTGATCTTCCACTCCGACGCCACCCAGGCGGTGGGCAAGGTGCCGGTGAACGTGATCAAGGACAACATCGACGTCATGAGCATCTCGGCCCACAAGATGTACGGGCCGAAGGGCGTGGGCGCCTTGTACGTGCGGCGCAAGAATCCGCGGGTGCAGCTGGTGGCGCAGATGGACGGCGGCGGGCACGAGCGCGGCATGCGTTCGGGCACGCTGAACGTGCCGGGGATCGTGGGACTGGGCAAGTGCTGCGACATCGCCCTGACCGACATGCCGCAGGAATCCTGCCGGCTGGCGGGCCTGCGCAACCGGCTCAAGGACAAGATCTTCGCCGAACTGGACGAGGTGTACATCAACGGCAGCATGGAGCACCGGCTGCCGGGGAACCTGAACATCAGTTTCGCCTACGTGGAAGGCGAGTCGCTGCTGATGGGCATCAATGACATCGCGGTCTCGAGCGGCAGCGCATGCACCTCGGCGACCCTGGAGCCATCTTATGTATTAAAGGCTCTGGGAGCAGGCGACGACCTGGCGCACAGCTCGATCCGTTTCGGGCTGGGCCGCTTCAACACGGAAGCGGAGGTGGACTACGTGGCGGCACGCGTCATCGAGACGGTGAAGCGGCTGCGCGAGCTTTCGCCGCTGTACGAGATGGCCAAGGAAGGCATCGACCTGAAGCAAGTCAAGTGGGCGGCGGAGTAACACCCAGCGCAGGGCTCATAGAGCATAGCGCATGGAAAGTTTAGGAGAAGAGCACAAATGGCATACAGCGATAAGGTCCTGGACCATTACACGAACCCGCGGAACGTGGGGTCGATGGACAAGAACAGCCAGGAAGTGGGCACCGGGCTGGTGGGCGCGCCGGAGTGCGGCGACGTGATGAAGCTGCAGATCAAGGTCAACCCGGACACCAACGTCATCGAGGACGCGAAGTTCAAGACCTTCGGCTGCGGTTCGGCGATCGCTTCGTCGTCGCTGGCCACCGAGTGGGTGAAGGGCAAGACGGTGGACGAGGCGCTGGCGATCAAGAACACCGACATCGTGCGCGAGCTGTCGCTGCCCCCGGTGAAGATCCACTGCTCGGTGCTGGCGGAGGACGCCATCCGCGCCGCCATCACTGACTGGAAGAAGAAGAACGGCGTAGTCTCGGCTCAGCCGGTGGAGAAGGCGGCGCACTAACAGCAGGTCCCTCACGGCTGAAGCCGTTCGGGATGACACTGAGTCATGGCGACCGAGACCGACAACGCGGTGAAGACGGAAGCCCCGGCGGAGCAGAAGCCGGTGACTGCCGCCAAGGGCATCCAGGTGACGGAGAAGGCGCTGGCGCGCATCCGTGCCGCGATGGCCAAGGAGAACGTGGACCCGGCGCAGGGCGGCCTGCGGCTAGGCGTCTCCGGCGGCGGCTGCTCGGGGCTGAGCTACAACATCCGCTTCGACACCCAGCCGCGGGAGCGCGACCGCATCTTCCAGTTCGGCGACGTGCGTGTGTTCGTCGATCCCAAGTCCTACATTTACCTGCACGGGATGACGCTCGACTACACCGAGACGCTGATGCAGCAGGGATTCGCTTTCGTCAATCCCAACTCGCAGAAGTCGTGCGGCTGCGGGTCATCTTTTTCGGCCTGAGATCGGGCCATCTTGCGATCGAGCGATCTGGCGAAGTTTCCGACTTGGCCCGATGGCGAGATGGCGAGATCGCCCGATTTTTTCGCGGCCGGGGGCGGGCCGCGCCACGTGACATATGGTGACGAACAGCAAACCCGATACCGCGCTGCCCATCGTCGGCGAGAACT
The DNA window shown above is from Terriglobales bacterium and carries:
- a CDS encoding SUF system Fe-S cluster assembly regulator — translated: MLKLTKKADYGLMAMRHLAEHTNEGALSAKDVAEAYGIPAELLAKILQKLVKAKLLQSSHGINGGYALARDPRNISAFEVIKAIDGPLFITSCVTSAGRECYQTDKCTVREPLRKVNESIQDVLSRITIWDMKEDPAKNNGSKKNGSEGVTVEELITLS
- a CDS encoding iron-sulfur cluster assembly accessory protein; protein product: MATETDNAVKTEAPAEQKPVTAAKGIQVTEKALARIRAAMAKENVDPAQGGLRLGVSGGGCSGLSYNIRFDTQPRERDRIFQFGDVRVFVDPKSYIYLHGMTLDYTETLMQQGFAFVNPNSQKSCGCGSSFSA
- the iscU gene encoding Fe-S cluster assembly scaffold IscU, which translates into the protein MAYSDKVLDHYTNPRNVGSMDKNSQEVGTGLVGAPECGDVMKLQIKVNPDTNVIEDAKFKTFGCGSAIASSSLATEWVKGKTVDEALAIKNTDIVRELSLPPVKIHCSVLAEDAIRAAITDWKKKNGVVSAQPVEKAAH
- a CDS encoding IscS subfamily cysteine desulfurase, whose translation is MSTNGNGNLPVGVKLPIYMDNHATTPVDPRVLQEMMPFFTGKFGNAASRNHEFGWEAEAAVEQARERIAKLIGATAKEIIFTSGATESDNLAIKGVAEMYKEKGNHIITVVDEHKAVLDTCKRLEKYGYRVTYLPVQKDGLIDLEDLKRAMDDKTILVTIMYANNEIGVIQPVAEIGKLCHEKGVIFHSDATQAVGKVPVNVIKDNIDVMSISAHKMYGPKGVGALYVRRKNPRVQLVAQMDGGGHERGMRSGTLNVPGIVGLGKCCDIALTDMPQESCRLAGLRNRLKDKIFAELDEVYINGSMEHRLPGNLNISFAYVEGESLLMGINDIAVSSGSACTSATLEPSYVLKALGAGDDLAHSSIRFGLGRFNTEAEVDYVAARVIETVKRLRELSPLYEMAKEGIDLKQVKWAAE